In one window of Frigoriglobus tundricola DNA:
- a CDS encoding pseudouridine synthase gives MQRLNKFLAHAGVGSRRHCDKLIAAGRVKVDGVKVTELGLKLDPAAHQVAVDDQPVKAEKLVYWAVNKPVGHLCTNHDPAGRPRAVDLLPHVEQRVYTVGRLDEGSDGLLLMTNDGDLAMGLTHPRFGVPKTYYALVAGKPTPEDLQKLLDGVWLSDGKVKAKSAKRFKIQGNGTWIRVVLTEGKNREIRRMLAKLGHKVMRLKRVAIGPVKLDKLPKGKARRINEDELKALKAFVAKSQEKIAAVRAKAAEASGGRKPPEATEIKRG, from the coding sequence ATGCAACGCCTCAATAAATTCCTCGCACACGCGGGCGTCGGCTCCCGCCGGCACTGCGACAAGCTGATCGCCGCCGGCCGCGTCAAAGTGGACGGCGTCAAGGTCACCGAACTCGGGCTGAAGCTCGACCCGGCCGCGCACCAGGTGGCCGTGGACGACCAGCCGGTGAAGGCCGAGAAGCTCGTTTACTGGGCCGTAAACAAGCCCGTCGGGCACCTGTGTACCAATCACGACCCGGCGGGCCGCCCGCGCGCGGTCGATCTGCTCCCGCACGTCGAACAGCGCGTCTACACCGTCGGCCGGCTCGACGAGGGCAGCGACGGGCTGCTCCTGATGACCAACGACGGCGACCTCGCGATGGGGCTCACCCACCCGCGGTTCGGCGTGCCGAAGACCTATTACGCGCTGGTCGCGGGCAAGCCCACGCCGGAAGACCTCCAGAAGCTACTCGACGGCGTGTGGCTGAGCGACGGCAAGGTGAAGGCCAAGAGTGCGAAGCGGTTCAAAATCCAGGGCAACGGCACCTGGATTCGAGTGGTGCTGACGGAAGGCAAGAACCGCGAGATCCGCCGGATGCTCGCGAAGCTCGGTCACAAGGTGATGCGCCTGAAGCGCGTCGCCATCGGGCCGGTGAAGCTCGACAAGTTGCCGAAGGGCAAGGCGCGGCGGATCAACGAGGACGAGTTGAAGGCGCTCAAGGCGTTCGTCGCGAAGTCGCAGGAGAAGATCGCGGCGGTGCGAGCGAAAGCCGCCGAGGCGAGCGGGGGGCGTAAGCCCCCCGAGGCGACGGAGATCAAACGCGGTTGA
- the dtd gene encoding D-aminoacyl-tRNA deacylase, translating into MRAVLQRVSRAKVTVEHAVVGEIAGGWLVLFGVGPADTHKGVDWLADKVANLRAFADADGKMNLSVLDVNGAVLVVSQFTLYGDCLKGRRPGFTGAAAPAVAEPLYEAFVTALKGLGVPVATGRFGADMQVELVNDGPVTFIIDVPA; encoded by the coding sequence ATGCGTGCCGTTCTCCAGCGCGTCAGCCGGGCGAAGGTGACCGTGGAACATGCGGTCGTCGGGGAAATTGCCGGCGGCTGGCTGGTGCTGTTCGGCGTCGGCCCGGCCGACACCCATAAGGGTGTCGATTGGCTCGCGGACAAGGTGGCGAACCTGCGGGCGTTCGCCGACGCCGACGGCAAGATGAACCTCTCCGTGTTGGATGTGAACGGCGCGGTGCTGGTCGTGAGCCAGTTCACGCTCTACGGCGACTGCCTGAAGGGGCGGCGGCCGGGCTTCACCGGGGCGGCGGCTCCGGCGGTGGCCGAGCCCCTGTACGAGGCGTTCGTCACCGCGCTGAAGGGGCTCGGGGTGCCTGTGGCGACCGGCCGGTTCGGTGCGGACATGCAGGTGGAACTGGTCAACGACGGCCCGGTGACGTTCATAATAGACGTGCCGGCGTGA
- a CDS encoding branched-chain amino acid ABC transporter substrate-binding protein, which translates to MDRRKFLGVAGLTAAGAGVFLAGGCGGNSNTLKIVSSLPRTGSAQGQTDTIVNGIRLAMDEYNNELFGHKLVHQDMDDATAAQGQWDAGKEADNAREAISDKNVMVFIGPYNSGAAKQSMPILSEAGLLQISPAATWPGLTKVVPGDEKSGEPGIYRKSDKLTFCRVCPTDNVQGPKTAEFVARVLNAKTVFVLDDKELYGSGIAKLFMEACRTKEIGIKILGHEQLVKQNNYKATLQKIAQLKPDAIYFGGTSQSGGPQIAIDMKGENLTCPLIVPDGCYEKAFIEGAGADLFKDVTCYATIGGKDPSLLTTGAGAEFVKKYKEKFNKDPEAYAVYGYEAAKVFLEAAKAVGRKDREAIRDAVIKTKDFDKGALGKWSFDADGDTTLQELTISKIENGKFKPVKSL; encoded by the coding sequence ATGGATCGCCGCAAGTTCCTGGGAGTGGCGGGATTGACCGCGGCCGGCGCGGGCGTCTTTCTCGCCGGGGGCTGTGGCGGCAACTCGAACACACTCAAGATCGTCTCCAGCTTGCCGCGAACCGGCAGCGCGCAGGGCCAGACGGACACCATCGTCAACGGCATCCGATTGGCGATGGACGAGTACAACAACGAGCTCTTTGGCCACAAGCTCGTCCACCAGGACATGGACGACGCCACGGCGGCTCAGGGCCAGTGGGACGCGGGCAAGGAGGCGGACAACGCCCGCGAAGCGATCAGCGACAAGAACGTTATGGTGTTCATCGGGCCGTACAACTCCGGCGCGGCGAAACAGTCGATGCCGATCCTCAGCGAGGCCGGCCTGCTCCAGATCTCACCCGCAGCAACCTGGCCGGGGCTGACCAAGGTGGTGCCGGGCGACGAGAAGAGCGGCGAGCCGGGCATCTACCGCAAGTCCGACAAGCTCACGTTCTGCCGCGTCTGCCCGACGGACAACGTCCAGGGGCCGAAAACCGCCGAGTTCGTCGCCAGGGTGCTGAATGCCAAGACCGTCTTCGTCCTGGACGACAAGGAGCTGTACGGGTCCGGCATCGCCAAACTCTTTATGGAGGCGTGCCGGACAAAGGAGATCGGCATCAAGATTCTGGGACACGAGCAACTGGTGAAGCAGAACAATTACAAGGCGACACTCCAAAAGATTGCACAACTGAAGCCCGACGCCATCTACTTCGGCGGCACCAGCCAGAGTGGCGGCCCGCAGATCGCCATCGACATGAAGGGCGAGAACCTGACCTGCCCGCTGATCGTTCCGGACGGCTGCTACGAGAAGGCGTTCATTGAGGGCGCCGGGGCCGACCTTTTCAAGGACGTGACCTGCTACGCCACGATCGGCGGGAAGGACCCCAGCCTGCTCACCACCGGGGCCGGTGCCGAGTTCGTCAAGAAGTACAAGGAGAAGTTCAACAAGGACCCCGAGGCCTACGCCGTCTACGGCTACGAGGCGGCCAAGGTGTTTCTGGAGGCCGCCAAGGCGGTCGGCCGTAAGGACCGCGAGGCGATCCGCGACGCCGTGATTAAGACCAAGGACTTCGACAAGGGCGCGCTGGGCAAGTGGAGCTTCGACGCCGACGGCGACACCACTCTGCAAGAACTCACCATCAGCAAGATAGAGAACGGCAAGTTCAAGCCGGTCAAGAGCTTGTAA
- a CDS encoding branched-chain amino acid ABC transporter permease produces MLELFAQSDGAGGFGQYLLLGLVLGSLYALIALGYTMVYGIIELINFAHGDLFMLGAFLALQLADLWFKQVTGDTTGVLPVAALLVLMFVLTPLFCAGLNMGADRAFYKPLRNSPKLTVIVTAIGVSFIFMNLGLFWRGATPVKFPDLIPDTNLIPGSGLRVTWKDVMVVGVTVPVMLALTVFVKFTALGKAMRATAQNPTAAKLMGINADRVIAATFAIGGALAGVASVVYGLYIKSVDYQMGFQNGLYAFTAAVLGGIGNIPGAVLGGLVIGVVGELGKAYLGAKWSEALIFAILIVILLFRPTGLLGARTREKV; encoded by the coding sequence ATGTTGGAGTTGTTCGCTCAGAGCGACGGGGCGGGCGGGTTCGGGCAGTACCTGCTGCTCGGCCTGGTACTCGGCTCCCTGTACGCGCTCATCGCCCTCGGCTACACGATGGTCTACGGCATCATAGAGCTGATCAACTTCGCCCACGGCGACCTGTTCATGCTCGGCGCGTTCCTGGCCCTGCAACTGGCCGACCTGTGGTTCAAACAGGTGACCGGCGACACGACCGGCGTGCTGCCGGTGGCGGCGCTGTTGGTGCTGATGTTTGTTCTGACCCCGCTGTTCTGTGCGGGGCTGAACATGGGCGCCGACCGGGCGTTTTACAAGCCGCTCCGGAACTCGCCGAAGCTGACCGTGATCGTCACCGCCATCGGGGTCAGCTTCATCTTCATGAACCTCGGCCTGTTCTGGCGCGGGGCCACCCCGGTCAAGTTTCCGGACCTGATCCCTGACACGAACCTGATCCCCGGCAGCGGGCTGCGGGTGACCTGGAAGGACGTGATGGTCGTCGGCGTAACCGTGCCGGTCATGCTCGCGCTGACGGTGTTCGTGAAGTTCACCGCGCTCGGCAAGGCGATGCGGGCCACCGCCCAGAACCCGACCGCGGCGAAGCTCATGGGCATCAACGCCGACCGGGTGATCGCCGCCACGTTTGCCATAGGCGGCGCGCTGGCCGGCGTCGCGTCGGTGGTGTACGGACTGTACATCAAGTCGGTCGATTACCAGATGGGGTTCCAGAACGGGCTGTACGCGTTCACCGCGGCCGTCCTCGGCGGCATCGGGAACATTCCGGGCGCGGTCCTCGGCGGCCTGGTGATCGGCGTCGTCGGGGAGCTCGGCAAGGCGTACCTGGGCGCCAAGTGGAGCGAAGCGCTGATCTTCGCGATCCTCATTGTCATCCTGCTGTTCCGGCCGACCGGCCTGCTCGGCGCCCGCACCCGGGAGAAAGTATGA
- a CDS encoding branched-chain amino acid ABC transporter permease, protein MSAGRVWVPALFAALAVYPFLPIAEANRGEQFTILFVYAILALGLNVVLGYTGLLHLGIAAFFGIGAYTVGVLTVPFFPFQQSFLVAAAVATTVSAAVGIATTAPILRLRGDYFALVTLGFGLITLYAIRNLDAITEGTKGLNPIEAGPLPGVPENVDLSGLRVNGEWGTRWYKYPYLYFLVLGTLGAVMLLLRNVERSRLGRAWVALREDELAASCMGLNPARLKLAAVALGAGLAGLAGAFYALALRTTGNPQAYDFTLSMIMVCCVILGGLGNRSGVLIGVLLLMGFDRIATNLLDNFIQERFDFGGKAYLKVSGWKLIIFGVVLIVMMRFRPEGLLPEARHQRELHPEADEGEDRVPEPGDTGQKAGS, encoded by the coding sequence ATGAGCGCCGGCCGCGTCTGGGTTCCGGCGCTGTTCGCGGCGCTGGCCGTTTACCCGTTTCTGCCGATCGCGGAAGCCAACCGCGGCGAACAGTTCACCATCCTGTTCGTGTACGCGATACTTGCGCTGGGGCTGAACGTCGTCCTCGGGTACACCGGGTTGCTCCACCTGGGTATCGCCGCGTTCTTCGGGATCGGGGCGTACACGGTCGGCGTGCTGACGGTGCCGTTCTTCCCGTTCCAACAGAGCTTCTTGGTCGCGGCGGCGGTCGCGACGACCGTCTCTGCCGCCGTCGGCATCGCCACAACCGCGCCCATCTTGCGCTTGCGCGGCGACTACTTCGCGCTCGTCACCCTCGGGTTCGGCCTCATCACGCTGTACGCGATCCGCAACCTGGACGCGATCACCGAGGGGACGAAGGGGCTGAACCCGATCGAGGCCGGCCCGCTGCCGGGGGTGCCCGAGAACGTCGATCTGAGCGGCCTGCGGGTGAACGGCGAATGGGGCACCCGGTGGTACAAGTACCCGTACCTGTACTTCCTCGTCCTCGGCACCCTGGGGGCGGTCATGCTCCTGCTAAGAAACGTCGAGCGCTCGCGGCTGGGGCGGGCCTGGGTGGCGCTGCGGGAGGACGAACTGGCCGCGTCGTGCATGGGGCTGAACCCGGCCCGGTTGAAACTGGCGGCGGTCGCACTGGGAGCCGGGCTGGCCGGGTTGGCCGGGGCGTTTTACGCACTGGCGCTGCGGACCACAGGCAACCCACAAGCGTACGACTTCACGCTCTCGATGATTATGGTGTGCTGCGTCATCCTCGGCGGGCTGGGCAACCGGTCCGGGGTGCTGATCGGCGTCCTGCTGCTGATGGGGTTCGACCGCATCGCGACCAACCTCCTGGACAACTTCATCCAGGAGCGGTTCGATTTCGGCGGGAAGGCCTATCTGAAGGTGAGCGGGTGGAAACTCATCATCTTCGGTGTGGTCCTGATCGTCATGATGCGGTTCCGCCCGGAGGGGCTCTTGCCCGAAGCGCGGCACCAGCGGGAACTGCACCCCGAAGCGGACGAAGGCGAGGACCGGGTTCCGGAGCCGGGAGACACGGGCCAGAAAGCCGGCTCGTAG
- a CDS encoding ATP-binding cassette domain-containing protein, producing the protein MSVLSIEKLTMRFGGITAVNGVDLVVQAGQIFSVIGPNGAGKTTVFNAVTGIYEPTEGEVRFLDRPVAAPLTGRTVALAAGIGLLTGVLLLLLAVNVEGLWQATIRNNFKGKNEPFSSGEALASARTYVADRGERAAAGFGLGFLVGAAGTLVTWRRSRRAPDVITQGGIARTFQNIRLFHSMTVLENVLVGLTRSITGHPVLSALGLGSHKRAEAAAEKRAAELLAFVGLAGKHNDLAKNLPYGDQRRLEIARALATGPKLLLLDEPAAGMNPSETVELMQLIRQIRDSGVTVLLIEHHMNLVMGISDRVAVLNFGVKIAEGTPAEVSRDPKVIEAYLGSEEVS; encoded by the coding sequence ATGTCGGTTCTATCGATCGAGAAGTTGACGATGCGGTTCGGCGGGATCACAGCCGTGAACGGCGTCGATCTGGTCGTGCAAGCCGGGCAGATCTTCTCGGTGATCGGGCCGAACGGGGCCGGCAAGACGACCGTGTTCAACGCGGTCACCGGCATCTACGAGCCGACCGAGGGCGAGGTGCGGTTCCTGGACCGGCCGGTCGCCGCCCCGCTCACCGGTCGCACCGTCGCGCTGGCCGCCGGCATCGGCCTGTTGACCGGCGTGCTGCTCCTGCTACTCGCGGTCAACGTCGAGGGCCTGTGGCAGGCGACGATCCGCAACAACTTCAAGGGGAAGAACGAGCCGTTCTCGTCAGGGGAGGCGCTGGCTTCCGCGCGAACGTACGTCGCGGATCGCGGGGAACGGGCGGCCGCCGGCTTCGGCCTGGGCTTCCTCGTCGGCGCCGCCGGCACCCTGGTCACGTGGCGCCGCTCCCGCCGCGCCCCGGACGTCATCACCCAGGGCGGCATCGCCCGCACGTTCCAGAACATCCGCCTGTTCCACTCGATGACCGTGCTCGAAAACGTCCTCGTCGGGCTGACGCGGTCCATCACCGGGCACCCGGTCCTCTCGGCGCTCGGGCTCGGATCCCACAAGCGGGCGGAGGCCGCCGCCGAGAAACGGGCGGCCGAGCTGTTGGCGTTCGTCGGGCTCGCGGGCAAGCACAACGACCTCGCCAAGAACCTCCCCTACGGCGACCAGCGGCGGCTCGAGATCGCCCGCGCGCTGGCCACCGGCCCCAAGCTCCTCCTGCTCGACGAGCCGGCCGCCGGCATGAACCCCAGCGAGACCGTGGAGCTGATGCAACTCATCCGCCAGATCCGCGACAGCGGCGTCACCGTGCTGCTCATCGAGCACCACATGAACCTCGTGATGGGCATCTCGGACCGCGTTGCGGTGCTGAACTTCGGCGTGAAGATCGCCGAGGGCACGCCGGCCGAAGTGAGCCGCGACCCGAAAGTGATCGAAGCGTACCTGGGCTCGGAGGAGGTGTCGTGA
- a CDS encoding ABC transporter ATP-binding protein, whose translation MLQVENLEAGYGPINVLHRLSLTVNAGEIVTIIGANGAGKTTTLHCLSGIVKTRAGSVTFDGHDLTRVAAHNIVKLGLAQSPEGRKIFPRLTVRENLEMGAFTRTDPDGVRADIQKAYTMFPILEKRQAQAGGLLSGGEQQMLAIARALMSRPKLLLLDEPSLGLAPQIVVQIFDIVKELNKQGVSVLLVEQNARMALKVAHRGYVLETGRITCTDRADVLLHDPRIREAYLGE comes from the coding sequence TTGCTCCAGGTCGAGAACCTCGAGGCCGGCTACGGCCCGATCAACGTGCTGCACCGGCTCTCGCTCACCGTCAACGCCGGCGAGATCGTCACCATCATCGGCGCCAACGGCGCCGGCAAGACGACCACGCTCCACTGCCTCTCCGGCATCGTGAAGACGCGCGCCGGGTCGGTGACCTTCGACGGCCACGACCTCACCCGCGTGGCCGCGCACAACATCGTGAAGCTCGGCCTCGCGCAGTCGCCGGAGGGCCGGAAGATCTTCCCGCGCCTGACCGTGCGCGAGAACCTGGAGATGGGGGCGTTCACCCGCACCGATCCCGACGGCGTGAGGGCCGACATCCAGAAGGCCTACACGATGTTCCCGATCCTGGAGAAGCGCCAGGCGCAGGCCGGCGGGCTGCTCTCCGGCGGCGAACAACAGATGCTCGCCATCGCCCGCGCGCTCATGTCGCGGCCGAAATTGCTGCTGCTCGACGAGCCCTCGCTCGGCCTCGCGCCGCAGATCGTGGTGCAGATCTTCGACATCGTCAAGGAGCTGAACAAGCAGGGCGTGTCGGTGCTGCTGGTGGAACAGAACGCGCGGATGGCGCTGAAGGTCGCCCACCGCGGCTACGTGCTCGAAACCGGCCGCATCACCTGCACCGACCGGGCCGACGTCCTCCTCCACGACCCGCGCATCCGCGAGGCGTACCTGGGGGAGTAA
- a CDS encoding mandelate racemase/muconate lactonizing enzyme family protein produces MKLSRLTTDHLRVPLGKPTRVSLTDPKPAAPDVVDVVVVRLETDTGVTGLGFTYTLGAGGAALRALIDTELGHVVAGEDPRDTDRLLARAEARFRAVGFGGLAARAYCAIDIALWDAKARAAGVPLAKLLGGAKPAAAFVVSDAATIGRDSGEALKAAKPLLKQGAVGVRVEVGVGDVQADAERVREIQDGLGEDGWIAVTADGRFDLSTALALTHFFEDVGVDVFEDPIPAADAVGYEKLARLAEVPIAVGATFDTRDAFFRVIREGTIRTIRPDVCRLGGITPLLKVAAVAEAYHVAVSPVRLPEVGVHLACGLASVPHVDSVSWFRDVFTGGPGIDGGKMSPSGQPGLGLTLNEEVAGKYRVLPG; encoded by the coding sequence ATGAAGCTCTCCCGCCTCACCACCGATCACCTGCGCGTGCCGCTCGGCAAGCCGACGCGCGTGTCGCTCACCGACCCGAAACCGGCCGCGCCCGACGTGGTCGATGTCGTTGTCGTTCGGCTCGAAACGGACACCGGCGTCACCGGCCTCGGCTTCACGTACACGCTCGGCGCGGGCGGCGCCGCTCTACGGGCGCTCATCGACACCGAACTGGGGCACGTGGTCGCGGGCGAAGACCCGCGCGACACCGACCGCCTGCTCGCGCGGGCGGAAGCCCGGTTCCGGGCGGTCGGCTTCGGCGGGCTCGCGGCGCGGGCGTACTGCGCCATCGACATCGCACTCTGGGACGCGAAGGCGCGGGCCGCCGGCGTGCCACTCGCGAAGTTGCTCGGCGGCGCGAAGCCGGCCGCGGCGTTCGTGGTCTCCGACGCGGCAACTATCGGGCGCGACTCCGGCGAAGCCCTCAAGGCCGCGAAGCCGCTGCTGAAACAAGGGGCCGTCGGCGTGCGCGTCGAGGTGGGTGTGGGTGACGTTCAGGCCGATGCAGAACGGGTGCGCGAGATTCAGGACGGGCTCGGTGAAGACGGGTGGATCGCCGTGACCGCCGACGGCCGCTTCGACCTGAGTACGGCGCTCGCGCTAACGCACTTCTTCGAGGACGTGGGCGTCGATGTGTTCGAAGACCCGATCCCGGCGGCGGACGCGGTCGGGTACGAGAAGCTCGCCCGACTCGCGGAGGTGCCGATCGCGGTCGGCGCGACGTTCGACACCCGCGACGCGTTCTTCCGCGTCATCCGCGAGGGCACCATCCGCACGATCCGCCCGGACGTGTGCCGTCTGGGCGGCATCACGCCGCTCTTGAAGGTGGCCGCGGTGGCGGAGGCCTATCACGTCGCGGTTTCGCCGGTGCGGCTGCCGGAAGTGGGCGTCCATCTCGCGTGCGGTCTGGCGTCGGTGCCGCACGTCGATTCGGTGTCGTGGTTCCGCGACGTGTTCACCGGCGGTCCCGGCATCGACGGCGGGAAGATGTCACCGAGCGGTCAGCCGGGGCTGGGGCTCACGTTGAATGAGGAAGTCGCGGGGAAGTACCGGGTGTTACCGGGGTAA
- a CDS encoding RidA family protein, producing the protein MSTPEKRVQELHLTLPPAPKPVAVYKTAVKFGTLLYVSGHGPLKADKSLITGRLGQDMTLEQGKEAARQTGLAILATVKDTLGSLDKVKRLIKTFGMVNCTDDFLDQPKVINGFSELMKDVFGDDGIGARSAVGHNSLPGNIAVEIECIFEVEG; encoded by the coding sequence ATGAGCACCCCCGAGAAGCGGGTCCAGGAACTGCACCTCACACTCCCCCCGGCGCCCAAGCCGGTCGCGGTGTACAAGACCGCCGTCAAGTTCGGCACGCTGTTGTACGTCTCCGGGCACGGCCCGCTGAAAGCCGACAAGTCACTCATCACCGGCCGGCTCGGTCAGGACATGACTTTGGAGCAGGGTAAGGAAGCCGCCCGGCAGACCGGGCTCGCCATCCTCGCCACCGTCAAGGACACGCTCGGCTCGCTCGACAAGGTGAAGCGGCTCATCAAGACGTTCGGCATGGTCAACTGCACCGACGACTTCCTCGACCAGCCGAAGGTCATCAACGGGTTCTCGGAGCTGATGAAGGACGTGTTCGGCGACGACGGCATCGGTGCCCGCAGCGCGGTCGGTCACAACTCGCTGCCGGGCAACATTGCGGTCGAGATCGAGTGCATCTTTGAAGTCGAAGGGTGA
- a CDS encoding response regulator, whose translation MSIKVNARNTTATAAGKPCRLEAFRCAGAVATPSRGNRRVVMAGGFKLGAKVADQFRRLGWEVHTVTGEHDVHAAAAETDPHAILLSETAGDESGYLACAKLRHTQPELKVVVVGSKWTPERERFAEFVGGTFATEDDVDGLVKAAF comes from the coding sequence ATGAGCATTAAAGTGAACGCACGCAACACGACCGCGACAGCCGCCGGTAAGCCCTGCCGGCTCGAAGCGTTCCGTTGCGCCGGAGCGGTCGCGACCCCGTCGCGCGGCAACCGGCGCGTGGTGATGGCCGGCGGCTTCAAACTCGGCGCGAAGGTCGCCGACCAGTTCCGCCGGTTGGGCTGGGAGGTCCACACCGTCACGGGCGAACACGACGTTCACGCCGCCGCTGCCGAAACCGACCCGCACGCGATCCTGTTGTCCGAAACCGCGGGCGACGAGAGCGGGTACCTCGCGTGCGCCAAACTCCGCCACACGCAACCAGAGCTGAAGGTGGTTGTTGTGGGGAGCAAGTGGACGCCGGAACGCGAGCGGTTCGCTGAGTTCGTCGGCGGCACCTTCGCCACCGAGGACGACGTGGACGGACTGGTGAAAGCGGCGTTCTGA
- a CDS encoding sugar phosphate isomerase/epimerase family protein codes for MAKARISIGTWAYLFNQEQPTTDFHVILHKLQDLGYDGVELGSFGPHPSPVSHPTKASRQKLRKTIADHGLALSGIAVDLWAFKNPGTSIMDENPAAYLTAFLGWCQFAADLDVKTIRVDTVIAPNYFEVDPEGQKLGAQAGLERIAAAWDKASKMAADYGMNICWEFEPGFAFNKPSDILQLVDAVRAKGNSNFGVLYDTCHAHMCAVIGANQTGAKETLAGGELELLEKLKGKITHVHVIDSDGSLNEHNTSTHNPFGTGNLDFDKLAPALLNAGVPHDWWCVDLCFWPHAWDVTAQSKKYLDKLREKYAAA; via the coding sequence ATGGCTAAAGCCCGCATCTCCATCGGCACCTGGGCGTACCTGTTCAACCAGGAACAGCCGACGACCGATTTCCACGTGATTCTGCACAAGTTGCAGGACCTGGGCTACGACGGTGTGGAACTGGGTAGCTTCGGCCCGCACCCCAGCCCGGTGTCGCACCCGACGAAGGCCAGCCGCCAGAAGCTCCGCAAGACCATCGCCGACCACGGCCTCGCGTTGTCCGGCATCGCGGTGGACCTGTGGGCGTTCAAGAACCCCGGTACGTCCATAATGGACGAGAACCCGGCCGCGTATCTCACGGCGTTCCTCGGATGGTGCCAGTTCGCCGCCGACCTCGATGTTAAGACGATCCGCGTGGACACGGTGATTGCCCCGAATTATTTCGAGGTCGATCCGGAGGGCCAGAAGCTCGGCGCGCAAGCGGGTCTGGAACGGATCGCCGCGGCCTGGGACAAAGCGAGCAAGATGGCCGCCGATTACGGCATGAACATTTGCTGGGAGTTCGAGCCGGGGTTCGCCTTCAACAAGCCCTCGGACATCCTCCAACTGGTGGACGCGGTGCGGGCCAAGGGGAACAGCAACTTCGGCGTGCTGTACGACACCTGCCACGCGCACATGTGCGCCGTGATCGGCGCGAACCAGACCGGCGCGAAGGAAACGCTCGCGGGCGGCGAACTCGAGCTGTTGGAGAAGCTCAAGGGGAAGATCACGCACGTCCACGTGATCGACAGCGACGGCAGCCTGAACGAACACAACACAAGCACCCACAACCCGTTCGGCACGGGCAACCTGGACTTCGACAAACTCGCCCCGGCGCTCCTGAACGCCGGCGTGCCGCACGACTGGTGGTGCGTCGATCTGTGCTTCTGGCCGCACGCGTGGGACGTGACCGCGCAGAGCAAGAAGTACCTCGACAAGCTCCGCGAGAAGTACGCTGCGGCGTAA
- a CDS encoding class I SAM-dependent methyltransferase, with amino-acid sequence MSTHPVPTYTPGYSPGAVRFMARRTAATHAHFLLPHLTTGTRLLDLGCGPGTVTVGLAEVVAPGRVVGVDAAAGQAETARAHAERCGAGNVEFESGDAAALRFGPGAFDAVFAHALFEHLPDPLAVAREAYRVLAPSGVVGVCSPDWDGFLLAPADPRADAAVAAYRTVQTRAGGDTGAGRKLAGWLLGAGFTRVTTGAWYECYPDRKRIAEYLAARLDRETDTAFSGLGDGLRAWADAPGALFAQAWVWAVGHRPA; translated from the coding sequence ATGTCCACGCACCCGGTGCCCACCTACACGCCCGGCTACTCTCCGGGCGCCGTTCGCTTCATGGCCCGACGGACGGCCGCTACCCACGCCCATTTTCTGCTCCCGCACCTCACGACCGGAACGCGGTTGTTGGACCTCGGGTGCGGGCCGGGGACCGTCACCGTCGGTTTGGCAGAAGTTGTCGCGCCCGGCCGCGTGGTGGGAGTGGATGCGGCCGCCGGGCAGGCCGAAACCGCCCGCGCGCACGCCGAGCGGTGCGGCGCGGGGAACGTCGAGTTCGAGTCCGGGGACGCGGCCGCGCTCCGGTTCGGGCCGGGCGCGTTCGACGCGGTCTTCGCGCACGCCCTCTTCGAGCACCTGCCGGACCCGCTGGCGGTCGCTCGCGAGGCGTACCGGGTACTCGCCCCGAGCGGAGTGGTCGGGGTGTGCTCTCCGGACTGGGACGGGTTCTTGCTCGCGCCCGCCGATCCGCGAGCGGACGCGGCCGTTGCCGCCTACCGGACGGTGCAGACCCGGGCCGGCGGGGACACCGGGGCGGGACGGAAACTGGCCGGGTGGCTGCTGGGGGCCGGGTTCACACGCGTGACGACCGGAGCGTGGTACGAGTGTTACCCGGATCGGAAGCGGATCGCCGAGTATCTCGCCGCCCGGCTGGACCGGGAAACGGACACCGCTTTCTCCGGTCTGGGTGACGGCCTGAGAGCATGGGCGGACGCACCGGGTGCGCTGTTCGCTCAGGCGTGGGTGTGGGCCGTCGGTCACCGTCCGGCCTGA